A window of the Proteus terrae subsp. cibarius genome harbors these coding sequences:
- the flgA gene encoding flagellar basal body P-ring formation chaperone FlgA has protein sequence MLVRTLIGLFSFFFMVNVSVAKSLPEELQDFFVALHQQGDKVTVTVLTPEDKWPVCHTQEIQRHAGARNWGRLSIPIQCDKQRRFIQVDVSVNGKYLIAKKDISRDDMIETSVVSMTTGELEKLPYDVLRDPALIKNAIAMRQISAGKPLTSTMVRRPWAILAGQTVTVFAQGPHFQIRYEGKAINNSVANETIRVRVKSGQIVTGEALENGSVRIPL, from the coding sequence ATGTTAGTTAGAACTCTTATCGGTCTATTTTCTTTTTTCTTTATGGTGAATGTAAGTGTCGCGAAATCACTCCCTGAAGAACTACAAGATTTCTTTGTCGCACTTCATCAACAAGGCGATAAAGTGACTGTGACAGTTTTAACACCAGAAGATAAATGGCCAGTCTGCCACACACAAGAGATCCAACGTCATGCTGGTGCTCGTAATTGGGGGCGTCTTTCAATCCCAATTCAATGTGATAAACAACGTCGTTTTATTCAAGTTGATGTTAGCGTTAATGGTAAATATTTAATCGCAAAAAAAGACATCAGCCGTGATGACATGATTGAAACTTCTGTCGTTAGCATGACAACGGGTGAATTAGAAAAATTACCTTATGATGTATTACGCGATCCTGCATTAATTAAAAATGCGATCGCAATGCGACAAATATCCGCAGGAAAACCTTTAACTTCGACAATGGTTCGTCGCCCTTGGGCTATTTTGGCGGGACAAACAGTCACTGTATTTGCGCAAGGCCCTCACTTTCAGATCCGTTATGAAGGCAAAGCCATAAACAATTCTGTCGCCAATGAAACTATTCGAGTAAGAGTTAAATCAGGCCAAATCGTCACTGGCGAAGCACTGGAAAACGGCTCTGTACGCATCCCTCTTTAA
- the flgM gene encoding flagellar biosynthesis anti-sigma factor FlgM, translating to MSIERANPLLPINAIAQRNPGEVTQGSRKSGTTEQKTATGDTSVKLSEAQKKLVQPGNKDIDVEKVARLKEAIANGTLTMDSGKIADALFREAAESITQ from the coding sequence ATGAGTATTGAACGCGCGAATCCACTGCTTCCGATTAATGCAATTGCACAACGTAACCCGGGTGAAGTCACTCAGGGCTCACGTAAATCGGGAACAACTGAACAAAAAACTGCAACAGGCGACACTTCTGTAAAACTGAGTGAAGCGCAGAAAAAACTTGTTCAACCTGGAAATAAAGACATTGACGTTGAGAAAGTTGCTCGCTTAAAAGAAGCAATTGCCAACGGAACATTAACCATGGACAGCGGTAAAATTGCGGACGCTCTTTTCCGTGAAGCTGCTGAAAGCATAACTCAATAA
- a CDS encoding flagella synthesis protein FlgN, with the protein MMEELRQTLDLQLSQLNTIAGILRAEQQLLCAGNIDINALHEVTEQKNFVLSALGHTDQQRHTLSLQAGVEKPYEGLPFLSDLWTQIIDVTAELKYLNQHNGLLLDQHIARNSDAIRFLQKNHSPTLYGSDGQAQRSTLAGRKIQV; encoded by the coding sequence ATGATGGAAGAACTCCGCCAGACTTTAGATCTTCAATTATCACAGCTTAATACCATTGCGGGTATTTTACGTGCTGAACAACAGTTATTATGCGCAGGTAATATTGATATCAATGCCCTGCACGAAGTAACTGAACAGAAGAATTTTGTCTTGTCGGCTTTAGGTCATACAGACCAACAGCGTCATACGCTAAGCCTACAAGCCGGTGTAGAAAAACCTTATGAAGGGTTGCCGTTCTTATCTGATTTATGGACACAGATAATAGACGTTACGGCGGAGTTAAAATATCTGAATCAACATAACGGATTACTGCTCGATCAACATATCGCTCGTAATAGTGATGCTATCCGTTTTTTGCAGAAGAACCACAGCCCAACCCTTTATGGTTCTGATGGGCAAGCACAGCGTTCAACACTGGCTGGGCGTAAAATTCAGGTTTAG